In Vidua chalybeata isolate OUT-0048 chromosome 4, bVidCha1 merged haplotype, whole genome shotgun sequence, the genomic window AAAAATCGCAATTACCACCCCAAAGCCTCCACTTTTGGCATTACAGAGCGTAACGCCAGAGTTCCACAGAAGTAAGGACACACCTGCACATGATGCCCACACACGCTCCGTAGCCGACACCTGTAAACTCactgagttttgttttcctcttaaaCGCCGGCGGCAACACGAGTGTAGCTCGCCCACCCACCTGCTTCCCCCGGGGGCGGCTAGGCCTGGCCCTGGCAGTAACGCGGGACGGGCTGCAGCGCCTGGCGGCTAAAAAGCAGCTCCCGCCGAGACCGGGCGCCTCGGAATGAGCGCCTTCAGCCacagccccgctcccctccgTTCCGGGATCTCCTCGGAACCAGCACCCTCcgccacagccacagccacagccccatTCCCGGAGCGCCTCCGCTGCTGAGCCAAGCGAACACCGCCGCCCGCCGCCACAGGCGCTGAGGCGATTCAAAATGGcgcccggcggcggccgccccTCGCCCCCCTCCGCGCAGGCGTTCCCTTCCCCGGCGGGCGGGGCTTCCCCCGGCGcgccgggcagggggagcggAGGCGGGGCGGGAGGAGTCCGGGCTGCGGGGGTTGGAGCATCGCCGGGGGAGCCCGGCACCTGTCCCACAGCCAGGTGTGCGCCGCCGGCGCCATGGGAGGCCCCGCGCCACGCCGAGGGGGTGTCCGGCGAGGGGCGGCTGCTCCGCCTTAGCCGCGCTGAACCCGGCGCTGCTCCGCGGGGACCGGAGAGCAGCGACATGGACCGCCCGCCGCAGCCGCCGGCCGCCTCCTAGTCCCGCAGCGGCGGCTGTGGGGCGCGTCGGGCATGGCCCAGCGTGACGAGAGCGACGGAGGGCAGCGCTACCCCGGTGAGGTGTCCGGGCTCCTCGGGGCTGTTCCTGCTCGGGCGGCGGCGCAGCCCTGCCGGTGCTGGGGGTGTTGGTGGTACCTGTTGATGTggctgaggggcagagcccggGGCCGAGCGGGGCAGGCGGGAGGAGAGGAGCCTCAGCACCGAGGGGCCGCGCTTGCTGCGGTACTGACTTGCCCGGCCGTGGCCACGTTAAAAAGTTAAGAGGAGCAGGTGGGCTGAGCTCTCGGAGTGAAGACCGCAGAGAAGAGTGAGCGCTGCTTcctcaaggctttttttttttttttttttttttttttttttccggttgtttcagtttctttgggttgttttgtaaGCGAAGGCCGCTAGCTCGGAACCTCCGCAGAGCGAGTCGTGTTCGGCCCGTGAGAAGGAAGCAATTTTAATCTCGCTGCCTCTCTTCTAGTCGAAGTCTCCCAGGCAATTCCCAAAAACCAGAGAAAACTACATCTCACAGTAGCTGAAGGTCTCCTGACGTTGCTGCTAATTTAACGTGGTTCACAGAGTTCTCAGTAATAATGGTGTGGGGAGGGTAAAGCCCTGTAAAGCGCTTCTGGAGCAGAGGCTTTAGCAGAGCACTGTAACTTGTTTGTATTGCCTGCCTGACGGAGCAAAAACAGTCGGAAAGCCGTGAATGGCTTACTTATGATTACTCTCCGAGCACTGCACTCAGAAGCCAGATTTGCAAAGCTCACTTCTAAAAGATCACCAGCTGAGAGTTAGATAATAGTCAtgttaattaaaacaaaaaaaaaaaatccccactattttcatttttccagtaaAGTTTTGGCAGTACTTACATAGGTAGCCTTAATTGCTGTATCCCATGTTTAGTTAAAAGGAAGACTTTTGGTAGTTTCAGGAGTTCTTCACTTTTGGCAATGTTGAACTTTTGGCTGTTAGAACGTGCACATAAACAAATAGAACCAAGAAATCTTTAATAAACTGAGTTTGATGCTCTTGTGCACCAAGATCACCCAAAGCTGCCCTTGATAACAACAATGTGTTTCTTGGTACATgcaacaaaattattattaagtGCATGGCGAATATAAACTgttaatttacaaaaaaaaaaatcctttaagaagaaaaagaagttgcAATTTTGTAGTTGAAGAAATTCCTTGTTCTTaaaaacttgagaaaaaatGCTGGCAGAAGTAAGTGTTGAAGAGATAATGTGTGATGTTGACTCTTTGAAATCTGAGCTGTGTATGCAATCATTCCTCTTTTCATTCCTGCGAGGCAAGAAAATATAGAGCCTTTTTTGCAAATTATTGTCTTACTCTTGTTGCTTGCCTAAACTGCATCATAACTCCCAGCAAACTTGGAATAACGGGCCTTGAGTTTGcatctttctggttttgttttactgtaATGGTTTGGCATTGCTGTTGTCTTTAACTTTTATATCAAAGGGGgttaaaaagccattttattGTAGATCTTAGAAATTATAATCAAATATGACTTGTTCCCTCTGTATGGTTGAGTAATATGCAAAgccaaaatctgttttaaagcCTCTGGTTATTGTCAGAACATGCCTTCTTGCATGCTGTGATCAGAATCTGGGGAATGTGAGGCCGTATAGATAGATCGAAACTCCACCTGTCAGAAAAAGAATTACCTAGGAGAGGGTCTGAAAGCAGAACTAATGTATGTTGATGTTTT contains:
- the LOC128787482 gene encoding translation initiation factor IF-2-like, producing the protein MSLLSGPRGAAPGSARLRRSSRPSPDTPSAWRGASHGAGGAHLAVGQVPGSPGDAPTPAARTPPAPPPLPLPGAPGEAPPAGEGNACAEGGEGRPPPGAILNRLSACGGGRRCSLGSAAEALREWGCGCGCGGGCWFRGDPGTEGSGAVAEGAHSEAPGLGGSCFLAARRCSPSRVTARARPSRPRGKQVGGRATLVLPPAFKRKTKLSEFTGVGYGACVGIMCSAPFHRSHGGAVHTLLYPHADFRAVST